The following are encoded together in the Oceanivirga salmonicida genome:
- a CDS encoding GrdX family protein — MWNIEKVILITNNDKVYEKYKDTLQCIFVRTYEEVLIKARNFVYDRHILLTHPQASSLKPNQTPYRSVMVYPKSDKEDNMKDILLIEKCIEIFKQWQEISHTPKNYEQRIAEDFKTIDLSVIDNIIPRVM, encoded by the coding sequence ATGTGGAATATTGAAAAAGTAATACTTATTACTAATAATGACAAAGTTTATGAGAAATATAAAGATACATTACAATGTATCTTTGTTAGAACATATGAGGAAGTTCTAATTAAAGCAAGAAATTTTGTTTATGATAGACATATTCTTCTTACACACCCTCAGGCTTCAAGTTTGAAACCAAATCAAACACCTTACAGATCTGTAATGGTTTACCCTAAGAGTGATAAAGAAGATAACATGAAAGATATACTACTAATAGAAAAATGTATAGAAATTTTTAAACAGTGGCAAGAAATATCGCATACACCTAAGAATTATGAACAAAGAATTGCTGAAGATTTTAAAACTATAGATTTGTCAGTAATTGATAATATTATTCCACGTGTCATGTAA
- a CDS encoding YkvI family membrane protein codes for MGDNKNLINWKRVIILAGAVIAFTIGSGFATGQEIIQYYTAYGMKNFLVIAVFMITFLYYNFSFAKAGSEQKFAKANDIYRYYCGDYIGGFYDYYSTSFCYMSFWVMVGGAASTLNQEYGLPIWMGATILTVMTVITVVGGLNSLVDAIGIVGPIVVVLCITIGLITFVRDGSNISSGLEIIKNSAYEGAKAGESIKNAGANWLISGLSYAGFVLLWFASFTSALAIKNNKKDLQYGIIGGTLAICIAIALVSFAQIANINTSENGVYVWNAAIPNLILATKIWRPFSSIFAMVVFAGIYTTAVPLLYNPVSRFSDEGTSKFRLLTIALGLIGLIVGLYLPFRVLVNIIYVLNGYVGALLLFFMLWKDISIFRSKKNS; via the coding sequence ATGGGAGATAATAAAAATTTAATAAACTGGAAAAGAGTTATAATACTTGCAGGAGCAGTTATTGCATTTACTATCGGTTCGGGATTTGCAACAGGGCAGGAGATAATACAATATTACACTGCTTATGGAATGAAAAATTTCTTAGTAATAGCAGTTTTTATGATAACATTTTTATATTACAATTTTAGTTTTGCTAAAGCGGGTTCTGAACAAAAATTTGCAAAAGCCAATGACATATATAGATATTATTGTGGTGATTATATAGGGGGATTTTATGATTACTACTCAACTTCATTTTGTTATATGTCATTTTGGGTAATGGTTGGTGGAGCAGCTTCAACACTTAATCAGGAATATGGATTACCAATTTGGATGGGAGCAACCATATTAACTGTCATGACAGTTATAACTGTTGTTGGAGGATTGAATTCACTAGTAGATGCTATAGGTATTGTTGGTCCTATAGTAGTGGTATTATGTATTACTATTGGGCTTATTACTTTTGTAAGAGATGGATCTAATATTTCTAGTGGTTTAGAAATTATAAAAAATTCAGCTTACGAAGGGGCTAAAGCAGGTGAAAGTATTAAAAATGCAGGTGCTAATTGGCTTATATCTGGATTATCTTATGCAGGATTTGTTCTTTTATGGTTTGCAAGTTTTACTTCTGCTCTTGCCATTAAAAATAATAAAAAAGATTTACAATACGGTATAATAGGTGGAACATTGGCAATATGTATAGCTATAGCACTTGTTTCATTTGCACAAATTGCAAATATAAATACAAGCGAAAATGGTGTATATGTATGGAATGCAGCTATTCCTAACCTTATACTTGCTACAAAAATTTGGAGACCTTTTTCATCTATATTCGCAATGGTAGTATTTGCTGGAATATATACAACTGCTGTGCCTTTACTTTATAATCCAGTATCAAGATTTTCAGATGAGGGAACATCTAAATTTAGATTACTTACTATAGCACTTGGTTTGATAGGTTTAATTGTAGGACTATATCTTCCATTTAGAGTATTAGTAAATATAATATACGTTTTAAATGGTTATGTAGGTGCACTACTTCTTTTCTTTATGCTTTGGAAAGATATCAGTATTTTTAGAAGCAAGAAAAACAGTTAA
- the grdF gene encoding sarcosine reductase complex component B subunit beta, whose translation MKKYKVVHYINQFFAGIGGEEKAGHKPELREGVAIGPGLALQTELGDDYEIVATIICGDNYFGENLEEATETILQMVKKFNPDVFVAGPAFNAGRYGVACGTICKAVDEKLGIPVITAEYEENPGVDMFRKDVIIVKTKNSAADMKNSIKIVSNLVKKMATGEEILGPSIEGYHERGIRVNYFADERASARAVKMLVKKMKGEPFETDLPMPKFDRVAPADPVKDITKAKIAIVTSGGVVPTGNPDHIESSNATKYGAYSIEGLSELSSKDFTTIHGGYDRQFVMENPNLVVPLDVLREMERDGEFGELYNTFYATTGTGTATGSAAKFGTEIGQKLIDEHVDAVILVSTUGTCTRCGATMVKGIEKYGIPVVHMATVVPISLTIGANRIIPGVGIPYPLGDPTQGEEDSKKIRKRMLRRALKVLQTPVTEQTVFEKDNF comes from the coding sequence ATGAAAAAATATAAAGTAGTACATTATATAAATCAATTTTTTGCTGGTATTGGTGGAGAAGAAAAAGCTGGTCATAAACCTGAATTAAGAGAAGGTGTGGCTATAGGTCCAGGATTAGCATTACAAACTGAATTAGGTGATGATTACGAAATAGTTGCTACAATTATATGTGGTGATAATTATTTCGGTGAAAACTTAGAAGAAGCTACTGAAACTATTTTACAAATGGTTAAAAAATTCAATCCTGATGTCTTTGTAGCAGGGCCTGCATTTAATGCGGGACGTTATGGAGTTGCTTGTGGAACTATATGTAAAGCTGTAGATGAAAAATTAGGAATACCTGTTATTACTGCTGAATATGAAGAAAATCCAGGAGTAGACATGTTCCGTAAAGATGTTATTATAGTTAAAACTAAAAATTCTGCAGCTGATATGAAAAATTCTATAAAAATTGTTTCTAACCTTGTTAAGAAAATGGCAACAGGTGAAGAAATATTAGGTCCTTCAATTGAAGGATACCATGAAAGAGGAATTAGAGTTAATTATTTTGCAGATGAAAGAGCTTCAGCAAGAGCTGTAAAAATGCTTGTTAAGAAAATGAAGGGAGAACCTTTTGAAACAGATCTTCCTATGCCTAAGTTTGATAGAGTAGCTCCTGCAGATCCTGTTAAAGATATTACAAAAGCTAAAATAGCTATAGTAACTTCAGGTGGAGTTGTTCCTACAGGAAATCCAGATCATATAGAATCTTCAAATGCTACAAAATACGGTGCTTATTCTATAGAAGGTCTTAGTGAATTATCATCAAAAGATTTCACTACAATTCATGGTGGATATGACCGTCAATTTGTTATGGAAAATCCTAACCTTGTAGTTCCTCTTGATGTATTAAGAGAAATGGAAAGAGATGGAGAATTTGGAGAATTATATAACACATTCTATGCTACAACAGGAACAGGAACAGCTACAGGTTCAGCTGCTAAATTTGGAACTGAAATAGGACAAAAACTTATTGATGAACATGTAGATGCTGTTATTCTTGTCAGCACTTGAGGTACTTGTACACGTTGCGGTGCAACAATGGTAAAAGGAATAGAAAAATACGGAATACCTGTAGTTCATATGGCGACAGTAGTTCCAATTTCACTTACAATAGGTGCTAACAGAATAATACCAGGTGTGGGAATACCATATCCTCTTGGAGATCCTACACAAGGAGAAGAAGATTCTAAGAAAATACGTAAACGTATGTTAAGAAGAGCTCTTAAAGTATTACAAACTCCAGTTACAGAGCAAACTGTTTTCGAAAAAGATAACTTTTAA
- the grdG gene encoding sarcosine reductase complex component B subunit alpha has protein sequence MKLELGKIKINDIQFADKTYVKDHVLYVNKEEVEKLVLEDDKLIDCKLEIARPGDKTRITPVKDVIEPRVKVSGGGEMFPGIIGKVSPTVGEGRTHSLDGCCVVTVGRIVGFQEGVIDMSGPAADYTPFSQTVNICVVIEPKEGLETHVYEKAGRIAGLKVAAFLGETARNLEPDTIEVYETKPIFEQAAMYPDLPKVGYVHMLQSQGLLHDTYYYGVDAKEFVPTYMYPTEIMDGAIVSGNCVAPCDKVTTYHHFHNPVIEDCYKHHGKDINFMGVILTNENVFLADKERHSDMVAKLAKWMGLDGVIVTEEGYGNPDTDLMMNCGKVERKGIKVVIVTDEFPGKDGKSQSLADTCEEATALASCGQGNATLQFPAMDKIIGTMEYIENQIGGWAGCVNEDGSFEAEIQIIIASTIANGFNRLAARGY, from the coding sequence ATGAAGTTAGAGTTAGGTAAAATCAAAATAAATGATATACAGTTTGCAGATAAAACTTATGTCAAAGATCATGTTCTTTATGTAAATAAAGAAGAAGTTGAAAAACTGGTTTTAGAAGATGATAAACTTATAGATTGTAAACTTGAAATAGCAAGACCAGGAGATAAAACAAGAATAACACCTGTAAAAGATGTTATAGAACCACGTGTTAAAGTAAGTGGTGGTGGGGAAATGTTCCCAGGAATAATAGGGAAAGTTAGTCCAACAGTTGGTGAAGGAAGAACTCATTCACTTGATGGATGCTGTGTAGTTACTGTAGGTCGAATAGTAGGATTCCAAGAAGGTGTAATAGATATGAGTGGTCCTGCAGCAGATTATACTCCTTTCTCTCAAACAGTAAATATTTGTGTAGTTATAGAACCTAAAGAAGGATTAGAAACACATGTGTATGAAAAAGCAGGTCGTATAGCAGGGCTTAAAGTAGCTGCGTTTTTAGGTGAAACAGCAAGAAACCTTGAACCAGATACTATAGAAGTATATGAAACAAAACCTATATTTGAACAAGCGGCTATGTACCCAGATCTTCCTAAAGTAGGATATGTTCATATGCTACAGTCTCAAGGATTATTACATGATACTTATTATTATGGAGTAGACGCTAAAGAATTTGTTCCAACATATATGTATCCTACAGAAATTATGGATGGTGCAATAGTTTCAGGTAACTGTGTTGCTCCATGTGATAAAGTTACTACATACCATCATTTCCATAATCCAGTTATTGAAGATTGCTATAAACATCACGGTAAAGATATAAATTTCATGGGAGTTATTTTAACAAATGAAAATGTATTCCTTGCAGATAAAGAACGTCATTCAGATATGGTTGCAAAACTTGCTAAATGGATGGGACTTGATGGAGTAATCGTAACAGAAGAAGGTTATGGTAACCCAGATACAGACCTTATGATGAACTGTGGTAAGGTTGAAAGAAAAGGAATTAAAGTAGTTATTGTAACAGATGAATTTCCAGGTAAAGATGGAAAATCTCAATCACTTGCTGATACTTGTGAAGAAGCAACTGCACTTGCATCATGTGGTCAAGGAAATGCAACTTTACAATTCCCAGCTATGGATAAAATAATAGGAACTATGGAATATATAGAAAATCAAATCGGTGGATGGGCAGGTTGTGTTAATGAAGATGGCTCATTTGAAGCCGAAATTCAAATTATAATAGCATCTACAATAGCAAATGGATTTAATCGTCTTGCTGCAAGAGGATATTAA
- a CDS encoding alanine/glycine:cation symporter family protein has protein sequence MGYEELIKLINTINNFIASNILMWGLLGVGLFLSIMLGFPQVTKFSRAFKMVFKKQITKKEGSMTSFQALATAIAAQVGTGNVAGVATAITAGGPGAIFWMWIAAFLGMGTIFAEACLAQKYRSKINGELVGGPAYYIHYGLKKTGIIGKFLAGFFAISIILALGFMGNAVQSNSIAAGIKGISGLENINGGIIGVIVAFLAALIFIGGMKRIAKFAELVVPIMAAVYIFVSIIILIIFHNQIIPTFAWIIRSAFAPSAVAGGIAGTVVKAAVQKGVARGLFSNEAGMGSTPHAHAVAHVKHPAEQGLTAIVGVFIDTAVVCSATALSILVTGAYNVTDVNGQYLKGAQLTQGAFKIAFGEFGAILLAVCLAFFAFTTIIGWYYFGESNIKYLFGKSALMPYRIIVIICIIAGSLQEVEIVWSLADIFNSLMVLPNLIAVAWLSFEVKTLLKDYNKKYAEGDVNYDYKD, from the coding sequence ATGGGTTATGAAGAGTTGATAAAATTAATAAATACAATAAATAATTTCATTGCCAGTAATATCTTAATGTGGGGATTATTAGGTGTAGGATTATTTTTAAGTATTATGTTAGGATTTCCACAAGTAACTAAATTTTCAAGAGCATTTAAAATGGTATTTAAGAAACAAATTACTAAAAAAGAAGGTTCGATGACTTCATTCCAAGCTCTTGCTACTGCTATTGCAGCACAAGTAGGAACTGGGAATGTAGCAGGAGTTGCAACAGCAATAACTGCAGGAGGACCAGGGGCAATTTTCTGGATGTGGATTGCGGCCTTTCTTGGTATGGGGACTATCTTTGCCGAAGCTTGTTTAGCTCAAAAATATAGATCTAAAATTAATGGCGAATTAGTTGGTGGACCAGCATATTATATACATTATGGTTTGAAAAAAACAGGAATAATAGGTAAATTTTTAGCTGGCTTTTTTGCTATATCAATAATTTTAGCATTAGGATTTATGGGAAATGCAGTTCAATCAAATTCTATTGCAGCAGGAATTAAAGGAATAAGTGGATTAGAAAATATAAATGGCGGAATAATAGGAGTAATAGTTGCTTTTCTAGCAGCATTAATCTTTATTGGTGGTATGAAAAGAATTGCAAAATTTGCTGAATTAGTAGTTCCAATTATGGCGGCAGTATATATATTTGTTAGTATTATAATTTTAATTATATTCCATAATCAAATAATTCCTACATTTGCTTGGATAATAAGAAGTGCTTTTGCACCTAGTGCAGTAGCAGGTGGTATTGCAGGAACAGTAGTAAAAGCAGCAGTTCAAAAAGGTGTTGCAAGAGGATTATTCTCTAATGAAGCAGGAATGGGTTCTACACCACATGCCCATGCAGTAGCACACGTTAAACATCCAGCTGAACAAGGGTTAACAGCAATAGTAGGAGTGTTTATAGATACAGCAGTAGTTTGTTCTGCAACAGCTTTATCTATTTTAGTAACAGGAGCATATAATGTCACAGATGTTAATGGACAATATCTTAAAGGTGCTCAATTAACACAAGGTGCTTTCAAAATAGCATTTGGTGAATTTGGAGCAATTCTATTAGCAGTTTGTCTTGCATTTTTTGCTTTTACAACTATAATAGGTTGGTATTATTTTGGAGAATCTAACATTAAATACTTATTTGGTAAATCTGCTTTAATGCCATATAGAATAATAGTAATAATCTGTATAATAGCAGGATCATTACAAGAAGTAGAGATAGTATGGTCATTAGCTGATATATTCAATAGTTTAATGGTTCTTCCAAACTTAATAGCTGTTGCTTGGTTATCATTTGAAGTTAAAACATTACTAAAAGATTACAATAAAAAGTATGCAGAAGGAGATGTAAACTACGATTATAAAGATTGA
- the grdD gene encoding glycine/sarcosine/betaine reductase complex component C subunit alpha yields MSKKIISEVLMEVADAIETGNFGKKIKVGVTTLGSEHGVDNIIKGAKFAKNDLFDIVLIGKGHEDFESYETSSEEEAHKIMEELLDKGEISSCVTMHYNFPIGVSTVGRVITPGKGKEMFIATTTGTSATDRVEAMVRNAIYGIATAKSVGICKPTVGIINIEGARQTEKILLELQKNGYDFKFSESQRADGGSVMRGNDLLMGTPDVMVTDSLTGNLFMKIFSSYTTGGDYEAQGYGYGPGVGEDYDRRILILSRASGSPVVAKALKYGYEIAIGKVDEKARQEYKKAQDAGLDKIFSELKNKKQETKPSEEIKMPEKEVVTSQISGVDIMDLEDAAKLLWKHNIYAESGMGCTGPIILVSKENKEKSKEILKSEGLLS; encoded by the coding sequence ATGAGCAAAAAAATAATTTCAGAAGTTCTTATGGAAGTAGCAGATGCTATTGAAACAGGAAACTTCGGTAAAAAAATAAAAGTAGGAGTAACAACTTTAGGTAGTGAACACGGAGTTGATAATATTATAAAAGGTGCAAAATTTGCAAAAAATGATTTGTTTGATATAGTTTTAATAGGAAAAGGTCATGAAGATTTTGAAAGTTATGAAACTAGTTCAGAAGAAGAAGCACATAAAATAATGGAAGAACTTTTAGATAAAGGTGAAATATCTTCATGTGTTACAATGCACTATAATTTCCCTATAGGAGTTTCTACAGTAGGTAGAGTAATAACTCCTGGAAAAGGAAAAGAAATGTTTATAGCAACTACTACTGGTACATCAGCAACTGATAGAGTAGAAGCGATGGTTAGAAATGCCATATATGGAATAGCAACTGCTAAATCAGTTGGTATATGTAAACCAACAGTTGGAATTATAAACATAGAAGGTGCAAGACAAACTGAAAAAATATTATTAGAACTTCAAAAAAATGGGTATGATTTTAAATTCTCTGAATCTCAAAGAGCAGACGGTGGATCTGTAATGAGAGGAAATGATTTATTAATGGGTACTCCTGATGTAATGGTAACAGATTCATTGACTGGAAATCTTTTCATGAAGATATTTTCTTCATACACAACAGGTGGAGATTATGAAGCACAAGGATATGGTTATGGTCCAGGAGTAGGCGAAGATTATGATAGAAGAATTTTAATTTTATCAAGAGCATCAGGTTCGCCTGTTGTTGCAAAAGCTCTTAAATATGGTTATGAAATTGCTATAGGAAAAGTTGATGAAAAGGCTAGACAAGAGTATAAAAAAGCACAAGATGCAGGTTTAGATAAAATTTTTTCTGAATTAAAAAATAAAAAACAAGAAACAAAACCTTCTGAAGAAATAAAAATGCCCGAAAAAGAAGTAGTAACTTCACAAATTTCAGGTGTTGATATCATGGATTTAGAAGATGCTGCAAAATTATTATGGAAACATAATATTTATGCTGAAAGTGGTATGGGATGCACAGGTCCTATTATTCTTGTAAGTAAAGAAAATAAAGAAAAATCAAAAGAAATTTTAAAATCAGAAGGATTGTTATCGTAA
- the grdC gene encoding glycine/sarcosine/betaine reductase complex component C subunit beta has translation MNYPVFKGAGYVLVHTPDMIESGSTCSIERITNPGSEFLQNVKKHIRTYEEVVDYLPNQVYIGRKTPEELGTYPLPWYDIKDQKGDRYGKFGQIVPQDEFLAIMKLSDSFDLVKLSDEFINEVSPKLEKNFKELSHLFGQLKGSDISDMSDADQALIHNGKVVGYVKRAHDVDPNLNSHVMFENIVVKASGVISALELLKSSKINPQDIDYVIECSEEACGDVNQRGGGNFAKAIAEVVNLVNASGSDLRGFCAAPTHALISAASLVKAGVYKNVMVVAGGATAKLGMNAKDHVKKGIPVLEDVLGGFAVLISENDGVSPIIRTDLVGKHNVGTGSSPQAVISALVTPGLDKAKLKITDVDVYSVEMQNPDITMSAGAGNVPEANYKMIGALAVLRKEMERTELKSFIENKGLPGWAPTQGHIPSGVPYIGFLCDDLTTGNKNRAMIIGKGSLFLGRMTNLFDGVSFIAERNTGIKDEEGTVSKEEIRKIIAESIRKLAQNITEE, from the coding sequence ATGAATTATCCAGTATTTAAAGGAGCAGGATATGTTTTAGTTCATACTCCGGATATGATTGAAAGTGGTTCAACATGTTCGATAGAGAGAATAACAAATCCTGGTTCGGAATTTTTACAAAATGTAAAAAAACATATCAGAACATATGAAGAAGTGGTTGATTATTTACCAAATCAAGTATATATAGGAAGAAAGACTCCAGAAGAATTGGGTACTTATCCATTACCTTGGTATGATATAAAAGATCAAAAAGGAGATCGTTACGGTAAATTTGGTCAAATAGTTCCACAAGATGAATTTTTGGCAATAATGAAATTGTCAGATAGTTTTGATTTAGTAAAATTATCAGATGAATTTATAAATGAAGTATCTCCAAAATTGGAAAAGAATTTTAAAGAATTATCACATTTATTTGGACAATTAAAAGGTTCAGATATAAGTGATATGAGTGATGCTGATCAAGCATTGATACATAATGGAAAAGTTGTTGGTTATGTTAAAAGAGCACATGATGTAGATCCTAACCTTAATTCACACGTAATGTTTGAAAATATTGTTGTAAAAGCATCAGGTGTAATATCAGCATTAGAACTTTTAAAATCTTCAAAAATAAATCCACAAGATATAGATTATGTTATAGAATGTTCTGAAGAAGCATGTGGAGACGTAAATCAACGTGGAGGAGGAAACTTTGCCAAAGCCATAGCAGAAGTAGTTAATTTAGTAAATGCTTCAGGTTCTGATTTAAGAGGTTTCTGTGCAGCTCCAACTCATGCATTAATAAGTGCAGCATCATTAGTTAAAGCAGGAGTTTATAAAAATGTTATGGTAGTTGCAGGAGGAGCAACTGCAAAACTTGGAATGAATGCAAAAGATCATGTTAAAAAAGGAATACCAGTATTAGAAGACGTACTTGGAGGATTTGCAGTCCTTATTTCTGAAAATGACGGAGTTAGTCCAATAATTAGAACTGATTTAGTAGGTAAACATAATGTTGGAACTGGTTCTTCACCACAAGCAGTTATATCTGCATTGGTAACTCCAGGATTAGATAAGGCAAAATTAAAAATAACTGACGTAGACGTTTATTCAGTAGAAATGCAAAATCCTGATATAACAATGTCAGCAGGAGCAGGAAATGTTCCAGAAGCAAACTACAAGATGATAGGTGCTTTAGCTGTACTTCGTAAAGAAATGGAAAGAACAGAATTAAAATCATTCATAGAAAATAAAGGATTACCAGGTTGGGCTCCAACACAAGGTCATATACCATCAGGTGTTCCATATATAGGATTTTTATGTGATGATTTGACAACTGGAAATAAAAATAGAGCCATGATTATTGGTAAAGGAAGTTTATTCTTAGGAAGAATGACAAATTTATTTGATGGTGTATCATTTATAGCTGAAAGAAATACAGGTATAAAAGATGAAGAAGGCACAGTATCTAAGGAAGAAATTAGAAAAATAATAGCGGAATCAATTAGAAAACTTGCTCAGAATATTACAGAAGAGTAG
- the grdB gene encoding glycine reductase complex selenoprotein B, protein MYKVKVVHYINQFFAGVGGEEKAHIEPELRKELPPISQQLQSQLGEEFEIVATVVCGDSYFNENLEKAQVTLLEMIKDMNPQLFIAGPAFNAGRYGVAAGTITKLVQDKLNIPSVTAMYVENPGVDLYKKDIYIVEASDSAAGMRKVLPKLANFAKKLYKGEEILSPKEDGYIPKGVRVNFFHKETGSKRAVDMLIKKIKGESFETEYPMPNFDRVEPNKAVKDLSKAKIALVTSGGIVPKTNPDHIESSSASKYGEYCLKGFDDLTEQTHETAHGGYDPVYANLDADRVLPVDVMRDLVKEGVIGELHDKFYTTVGNGTAVANAKAFAKEIGAKLVSAGVDAVILTSTUGTCTRCGATMAKEIERAGIPVVHMCTVVPISLTVGANRIVPAIAIPHPLGNPKLDKADEKKLRRKLVNKALKALTTEVSCQTVFEN, encoded by the coding sequence ATTGGGAGAAGAATTTGAAATAGTAGCTACAGTAGTATGTGGTGACAGCTATTTCAATGAAAATCTTGAAAAAGCACAAGTTACTTTACTTGAAATGATAAAAGATATGAATCCTCAATTATTTATTGCGGGTCCAGCATTTAATGCAGGTCGTTATGGAGTTGCTGCGGGAACTATTACTAAACTTGTTCAAGATAAATTGAATATACCTTCTGTAACTGCGATGTATGTTGAAAATCCAGGTGTTGATTTATATAAAAAAGATATATATATAGTAGAAGCATCTGATAGTGCAGCAGGTATGAGAAAAGTTTTACCTAAGTTGGCTAATTTTGCTAAAAAATTATATAAAGGTGAAGAAATACTTTCTCCAAAAGAAGATGGTTATATACCAAAAGGTGTAAGAGTTAATTTCTTCCATAAAGAAACAGGTTCAAAACGTGCAGTAGATATGCTTATAAAGAAAATAAAAGGAGAATCTTTTGAAACAGAATATCCTATGCCTAATTTTGACCGTGTTGAGCCAAATAAAGCAGTTAAAGATTTATCTAAAGCAAAAATTGCTTTAGTAACATCAGGAGGTATTGTACCTAAGACTAATCCTGATCATATTGAATCTTCTTCTGCATCAAAATATGGTGAATATTGCTTGAAAGGATTTGATGATTTAACTGAGCAAACTCATGAAACAGCACATGGTGGGTATGATCCTGTTTATGCTAATTTAGATGCAGATCGTGTATTACCAGTAGATGTAATGCGTGATTTAGTAAAAGAAGGTGTAATAGGAGAATTACATGATAAATTCTACACAACAGTAGGTAATGGTACTGCAGTTGCTAATGCAAAAGCATTTGCAAAAGAAATTGGTGCTAAATTAGTATCTGCTGGGGTAGATGCAGTTATTTTAACATCTACATGAGGTACTTGTACTCGTTGCGGTGCAACGATGGCAAAAGAAATAGAGAGAGCTGGAATACCTGTTGTTCATATGTGTACAGTTGTACCAATTTCTCTAACTGTTGGAGCAAATAGAATTGTTCCTGCTATTGCGATACCTCATCCATTAGGTAATCCAAAATTAGATAAAGCTGATGAAAAGAAATTAAGAAGAAAATTAGTTAATAAGGCATTAAAAGCGTTGACAACAGAAGTAAGTTGTCAAACAGTGTTTGAAAATTAA